CTCCGCCGGATGGATGGCCGGTCGGGCCATCTCACCTTGCCGCCTGTGTCGACGTCGGAGTGCCGCTCGCGATGTCGTGGATCTCCCTCGCGAGCGGGAATGCGGAACCGTCGGCGATAAACACCGCGCGATCGGCGCGCGACCACGTCATGGATAGAACGTGATCGCCGCTAGAGCTTCCTGCTGCCGGATTCGCAGGATCAGTATTTCCGGATGATGGGTGCGGGTGCTGGGGCTTGGGGTGCGCCGAAGACGTAGCGGAACCCGACGGAGACGACGTCGGCGCTGGAATCGACCACGCCCGCGAAGGCGATGTTGCCGACGTTGTAGTCGCGCCCGATGCCGGCCAGGATCCGCGAGCGGTCGAGGAAGAAGTGCGAGTAGGCGAGGTTGAGGGGAGCAGCCCGGTAGCTCGTCAGAGCAGCCCGGTAGCTCGTCAGGCTCATAACCTGAAGGTCACAGGTTCAAATCCTGTCCCCGCAACCAAAACAAGCTCGAACGAAGCCCGCCGCGCCCATAAGCGCGGCGGGCTTTTTCGTGCGCCAACGCTGTCAAGCTCAACCAATTCGATATCCGCTCCTGGCAGGGGAGGGGGCAAGCCCGAGCTCATTCGCCTGCCTTCCACGAACAATTCCAGGCCAGAGCCACCTCGATGTTGGCCTGGAAGGCACCCGGCCTTAAGATAGGTTGGGGTACGCCGTATCGCGCGGCAGCGGGGGGAGCAGCGATGGTATACGGAACGAGCGGCGCTTTCGCCGCCGAGCGGGACTGAAGACCGCGGCTTGCGGGTTCCGTCCTCAACGTACCCGAGCCCGGTCGTGGGCGTGCGTCGCGCGGTCCCGCGGTTGGTGCTCGCCGCGGCAGCCGCGCTCCCGATCCTGGCCGGCTTTCCGAGTCCGGCCCGTGCGTTCGATCTGTTCGGTCTCTTCAGCGGCGAGCCGGAGCCGCCGGCCCCCAGCCCGAACGCGCTGCCCTACACGTTGCGGATCACCGGGACCGACGACGAAGACGTGCTCCGCGCCCTGCAGGATGCGTCAAGCCTCTATCGCCTACGGCAGGAACCGCCGCCAGACGGTGAAGGGCTCCTGCGCCGGGCCGAGACCGATCTGGCCAAACTCGCCGACGTGCTGTCAGGCTACGGGTTTTATCAGGGCACCGTCGGCGTGCGGATCGACGGCACGCCCGCGACAGGCCGGGCGGCAGAAGCCGTCAGGGCCGCGGAGGGCTGGCGCAATCGCGGCCTCGTCCCGATACGGATCGCCGTAGATCTCGGGCCGCGCTATCGGCTGCGGCGGATCACTGTCCGCGACCCTGCTGGACGTCCCTTCCCGAATTCGGTCCTGCCGCCGCGCGTGACGCGCCTGGACGACGACACCGCGGCCCGTTCCGCGACGGTCCTGGCCCGCGAGGCGCAGATCATCGACCACTTCCGCGCCCAGGGCCATCCCTTCGCCAAGGCGGTCGCCCGGGACCCGGTGGTCGACGACGCCGCGCACGTGATGGATGTGACCTTTACCATCGAGCCCGGGCCGGTCGCCGGTCTAGGCCCGGTGGCGGTGAGCGGCGCGCCGGGGATCGACCCGGCCACGATCCGCTCTTTCATCTACGCCGAGCCCGGCGATCCGTATTCGCCGCAGGCGGTGGCGGCGATCCGGCGGTCGGTGGCGCGGATCGAGGGCATCGGCGGCGTGCGGGTCCGGGAAGGCACGGCGCTCGACGCCGAAGGCAACCTGCCGCTGTTCGTCGAAGTCACCGAGCGCGAGCGCAACCTCGTGGGCATCTCGGCGCGCTACTCCACAGTCGACGGCCCGGGAGTGCGAGCCTACTACGCCAACCGGAACGTGTTTGGGGGCGGCGAGACCTTCCGGATCGACGCCGATCTCTATTATCTCGGCCTTGGCAACGATCCGTTCGCCACACAGCGCAAGATCGCAGGTATCGGCACCAACGGTCTCGGGGGGCGCCTCTCGGCGACCTACGTCCAGCCGGCCCTGTGGGGCAGCCGGAACGACCTTCTGGCCAACGCCTTCGTCACCCGGGAGGTGCAGCAGAGCTACCTCGTGGATGGCGGCGGCGTATCGGCGGCGATCCGACACCGGTTCTCCGACACGTTCTCGGCCCAGATCGGCCTCGACGCACAGATCGGCCGCTCGAAGGATGCGCTCGGCACGGTGAACTACCGGCTGATCGGCGTGCCGGCCTCGGTGACCTACGACTCCACCGACAGCCTCCTCGATCCGACGCGCGGCGTGCGGGCGATCGCCTCGCTCGCCGTCTATCCGGGCGCGATCTCGTCGCCCGGGATCGTTGTCGCCAAGGCGCAGGGCTCCACCTACTACGCGCTGGACGAGGAAGCCCGGTACATCCTGGCCGGCCGGGTCGGCTTCGGCTCGG
The sequence above is drawn from the Methylobacterium mesophilicum SR1.6/6 genome and encodes:
- a CDS encoding autotransporter assembly complex protein TamA, which codes for MRRAVPRLVLAAAAALPILAGFPSPARAFDLFGLFSGEPEPPAPSPNALPYTLRITGTDDEDVLRALQDASSLYRLRQEPPPDGEGLLRRAETDLAKLADVLSGYGFYQGTVGVRIDGTPATGRAAEAVRAAEGWRNRGLVPIRIAVDLGPRYRLRRITVRDPAGRPFPNSVLPPRVTRLDDDTAARSATVLAREAQIIDHFRAQGHPFAKAVARDPVVDDAAHVMDVTFTIEPGPVAGLGPVAVSGAPGIDPATIRSFIYAEPGDPYSPQAVAAIRRSVARIEGIGGVRVREGTALDAEGNLPLFVEVTERERNLVGISARYSTVDGPGVRAYYANRNVFGGGETFRIDADLYYLGLGNDPFATQRKIAGIGTNGLGGRLSATYVQPALWGSRNDLLANAFVTREVQQSYLVDGGGVSAAIRHRFSDTFSAQIGLDAQIGRSKDALGTVNYRLIGVPASVTYDSTDSLLDPTRGVRAIASLAVYPGAISSPGIVVAKAQGSTYYALDEEARYILAGRVGFGSVSGAPLGDIPDNFRFFAGGGGSVRGYPYRTLGPIGPFNLPIGGRSLLEASLEARIKVTDTIGVVPFFDAGTAFASAVPDFDEKIRKSVGIGLRYYTGIGPIRADLAFPLDPYKGGHVRPAVLYLSLGQAF